Proteins from a genomic interval of Physeter macrocephalus isolate SW-GA chromosome 21, ASM283717v5, whole genome shotgun sequence:
- the ACTRT1 gene encoding LOW QUALITY PROTEIN: actin-related protein T1 (The sequence of the model RefSeq protein was modified relative to this genomic sequence to represent the inferred CDS: deleted 2 bases in 1 codon; substituted 3 bases at 3 genomic stop codons) has translation MSTDGSEEHAADVFNPYALDTPAVIFDSXSGLCKVGMSGETGPRHVISSVMGHPKFNMALLEANQKKLHCGGEALFKYGALHLQYPIECGLVTRWDDMXKLWKYLFEWELGVKPCQQPVLMTEPSLNPRETREKTAEVMFETFSVPAVYLSNHMVVALYTSASVRGLVVDSGNGITCTVPIFECYSLPHAIIKLYVAERDITEHLTRLLLASGCNYPCILNKALLDDIKETLCCVALEPEKELCKKPEEVLRKYKLPDENVIHLGDHLYQVPEILFAPDHLGVHNPGLSKMVSSSIMKCDTDIQKNLFEEIVLSGGTTLFPGLEKRLMKELERLAFRGTPIKITTSSYGCFSEWIGASIVTSLSSFKQMWITSVDFMEFGTYVVXRRCF, from the exons GTCAGAAGAGCATGCTGCAGACGTGTTTAACCCATATGCATTAGATACTCCAGCTGTAATTTTTGACAGTTGATCAGGACTCTGCAAAGTAGGCATGTCTGGAGAGACTGGGCCCCGTCATGTCATCAGTTCTGTCATGGGGCATCCTAAATTCAACATGGCTTTACTAGAAGCCAATCAGAAAAAATTACACTGTGGGGGGGAA GCCCTGTTCAAGTATGGAGCCTTGCATCTGCAGTATCCCATTGAATGTGGACTGGTAACAAGATGGGATGACATGTAAAAACTCTGGAAGTATCTTTTTGAGTGGGAGCTGGGAGTAAAACCCTGTCAACAACCTGTGCTCATGACTGAGCCCTCCTTGAACCCAAGGGAGACTCGAGAGAAGACAGCAGAAGTGATGTTTGAGACCTTCAGTGTGCCTGCCGTCTACCTGTCCAATCACATGGTCGTAGCACTCTATACCTCTGCCTCTGTCAGGGGCTTAGTGGTGGACAGTGGTAATGGGATCACTTGCACTGTCCCCATTTTTGAGTGTTACTCCCTTCCTCATGCCATCATCAAACTCTACGTGGCAGAGAGAGACATCACAGAGCACCTCACCCGACTCCTCCTGGCCAGTGGGTGTAATTACCCTTGCATACTCAACAAGGCCTTATTGGATGACATAAAAGAGACGCTGTGCTGTGTGGCCTTAGAGCCAGAGAAAGAACTTTGTAAGAAGCCAGAGGAGGTCCTGAGAAAATACAAACTACCAGATGAAAATGTCATCCACCTTGGGGATCATCTGTACCAGGTACCTGAGATACTTTTTGCACCTGACCACCTGGGTGTCCACAACCCAGGACTATCAAAAATGGTCTCCAGCAGCATTATGAAGTGTGACACCGACATccagaaaaatctttttgaagAAATTGTGCTGTCTGGGGGCACCACTCTCTTCCCTGGGCTTGAGAAAAGACTTATGAAAGAACTGGAAAGGCTGGCCTTCAGAGGAACTCCCATCAAGATCACCACTTCTTCTTATGGATGTTTCTCTGAATGGATAGGTGCATCCATTGTGACCTCTCTGAGCAGTTTCAAGCAGATGTGGATCACTTCTGTGGATTTCATGGAGTTTGGGACATATGTTGTCTAGAGAAGATGCTTTTAA